The genomic stretch acttttgatattttacttaacaattcttcttttcttaataagtcattgttgttttgatttttatctgataactttattaaaaatatttttgtatgtatcAGCTTTATtgtaactaaatttaaaatattttccaatagCTATGTTAATTTATCATCTTATTAATATAACTTAGCTAGATGTGGATTCTTTAATTTTGTGATTTTCTAGATGTATTGCTTTCCAATAACCAAATGAAAGCATATTTTTggctaaatattttgaaattctgggtttttttgtGATTGAGCCTACATTAGTTTCTcacatattttaatatgcattttgGTTCAATTTAATTTAGATACCATGGTTTTCAATACTGTTTAATGGTAGTATTTTCTACATAAACCTTTCAAGCTTTACACATAACTACCAGGATGTTTATTTCTCACCAACATTTTCTCAGAACCCCCCTCAAAGTTTTTCTCTTCCCCACTCCTCTTTGTATTATGGCAAGATAAATTCTGTTTATCAGTTCACATGTTCTACTGCTTTGAGTCATTTATTACTCCTTTAGAATCTTTACTTCTTAATaaccaaatataaaaatgcttattctgtacctgtccctctccttctggcttactttactcagcataatacctacatttccatatacatagCAGCAAAATGAATGATTTTACCTTTAATTAGAGCTGAGTGGTATTACATTGCTTATTTGTCCATACTTTAAATATCCAGATATCTGTTGTCAGACACTGCAGTTGCTTCCAGATTTTAACTATTGtgaatagctctgcaatgaacaaaaaatacaaatgtcttttctgaatagagttttagAGTCCTTGTTAGAAATGTCCAGAAGTAGAATTTCTGAGTCAAATGGAAGCTTAGTTCTTAAGTTTCTGAGGTGTGTCCATGTTGTTTTCCTTTAAAGTTGAGCCAGTCAACATTTCTATTAAAATTGGATGAGTATTTcattttaggggctgaagagatagcacagcagtagggcgtttgccttgcacacagaagacccaAGtcagacggtggttctaatcacaaaatcccatatggtcccttctgcctgccaggagcaatttctgactacagagccaggagtaacccctgagtgttttttgggtctgacccaaaaaacaaaaataaaaagaattggatgagtattttattttgttacatcTACAGCAGCAGTTATTCCTGTTGCTTTTTTTGTGCTCCAGTCTTAACAGAAGTTAGCTgatgtgttgttttcttaatgcgcATTTCTCTGATGATCAATGATACAGAGCATTTTCTGATATAgctcttggccatctgtatgcTATTTTTTAGAAACCTTTTTTttcatatcttctctttttgaaggGACCTTATCTGGTAATTCTCAGGgatacttctgattctgcactcagaaattaattcctggcagtgcttggactaccatctgggatgccagggttcaaacccagatcagccacatgcaaggcaagtgctctgcctgctCTTTTACTAAAGCCCTGCCCTCTCTTATGTCATTTTTGAACATaaatgctttctttcctttttttttttttttttttttttggtggggagacctcaccagtgatgctcaggggttactcctggctatgagctcagaaattgctcctgacttggggaaccttatgagatgctgagggactgaaccacagtctgtcctaggttatcacatgcaagacagatgccctactgctttagccaccactctggcagatcattaagtttttttaatgtttctcccATTTTATTCTGGCTTTGTAGATTACCACTTAATAAATCTGTTATGAATTTTATTtgagattttatatatgtaaatctgTTCTATAATGTTGCCATTTTCAACATTCTATCTGTggatataaattttattactatgattattttatgtctttagagTGCTTATATGTCTGTCCATTTTGACTGAGTCTATTTGGGTAGGATTCTTTGAGTCTTTTAAATCTGAATGCATGGATTATAAACTGGAAAACTGTGATTTGACTAGAGACTCTTAGTCTAGTTCAAGTTTCTGTTCCTGTGTGATTCTGATAATCATTATATTGACTTTCTTGAGCTAATACTATAAATCTCTTATTTgatgctaatttatttttatattttaaatagattttttaggTTTTTCACATCTACTGATCTTCACTTAGTTTTGTCCTCAGTTACAGTTATTATACTGCTGAAGTCTTTCATTGATTTTCCAcattaatatctttgttttaagcaccatggttacaagcatgtttgtagttggttttcagtcataaaaagtacacccccttttaccagtacaaccttcccaccaccaatgtccccctcttcatcctcccccacccctgcataACTTCCAGAcatgaattatatttttctcaCTATCAATTActtccattgatttttttatttcagtcatCAGACCTTTCAGTTCTGTAATTTCTGATTATAGTCATCACATTTTGGCCTTCAGACTTATTATAGTATTCCATCATATCTTTTGACTCATTCAACTTTCTCATTAGAGTTTATTTGAGGAATTATTTCTCTAGTTGGGATAAGTGGAGTCCACCAGACCTACTTAATGAGCGTGATAGGCATCTAAACTGCTTTCTTATTACATTCTTTGTTCTATGTAGGTGATTCTTTGCAGTTAACATTTCACCAACTTTCTGAGAAATGTAAAAGTGCCTGTAgctctgtttctttccttccatccgtTACTTATACTAATTGTCATTTGCTGCTTTTTGATTTGCTGTTTTGCGTTCCAGCTGTTAATTACAGTtccactatttttttattttgttttgttttgtttgggggctgcacccAATGACGctaaaggttactcctagctaggcactcagaaattgctcctggcttgggggaccatatgggatgctggggatcaaacacagattcATCGgtggtcaactgtatgcaaggcaaacgccctactgctgtgctatcactccggcttccACTTCTCTAGTCATTGTTACTTTCTCTCCTCTTACTGTAATCTAGGAACTCTGATTCCTTACTAGTATCAAAGCTATATAAGTTTCTTTTCTATGGGATAGGAAGATTGGACTCTGAAAGAGTTATTATTCAATTTAAGTGACTAGGGAGAGCCAGGATTACAAGTGAATCTATGGTTTTACTTATGTATGTCTAGCTTTATGTTGCATAAGGTCTGAGATGGTGAGCTACATCAGTTTaggaatcaggggtctcaaacttgcaacccgtgggccgcaaacggccctccatacaatactttgtggccctgctctagaggaatctttttttgttttgttttgttttgttttgttttgttttagttgtttgggtcacatcccccaatgttcaatgcttactactgattttgcactcaaggatcaccccgactttgcctcctacggcccacaggtaaattgagtttgagacccctggaccaTTTCAAATTCTGTTTGTACTTCTCACTATTCAAATTCTCAACCATACTATGACTCCACTGCCATGTTGTAATCTTGTGACACTGTGGCCaataatgttgtttttattttccacttaAACAATATTGGACATTTTGTGTCTCTTAGTTTTAGTAATGATTTACTTTGCAGAAATATAATGATGTTTTCAGTACATTTatgcattttagaaaatattctcaCTAGGTCACAAAACTTATAAACATAAACTGAACAAATAATTCCTTTGCCTGTATATATTAAATTTGCCTAACAACTAATTTTACTGAAATATCTCAGGAGTATTATGtgtaatatttgtttcttttaagacatgttctttgtgttttatttatttacaatgtgCTGCTCCTCTTAAATGAATAGATTTGATGGCTCTGAATTCATCAGATTTGCTAGTTttccttatatttatattaaagtatACCCCTGGTTTCTTCAAATAGTATATTTGTTTAAGTTAAATATCAGAATGACAAATCAAATCATTGCTACTGTTTATGATCTTTTTCCCCTAAAGCAATGGAGAACATCACCATAGTGCATGAATTTCTGTTACTTGGCCTGACCAGTATTCAGAAGCTTCAGCCATTCTATTTTATGGTTTTCTTAATTATTTACTTGACAAACCTGATTGGAAATGGTGTTATACTAATGATTGTTATTTTGGAACCTAAACTCCACTCTCCTATGTATTTTTTCTTGGGAAACCTTTCTTGCCTGGATATTTGCTACTCTTCAGTGACTCTGCCAAAAGTACTTTTTAACCTCCTATCTACTCATAAAACCATATCTTTTCTTGGCTGTATTACTCAGCTCCACTTTTTCCACTTTCTGGGGAGCACAGAAGCTATCTTATTGGCTATCATGGCCTTTGATCGTTTTGTTGCCATCTGCAACCCACTTCGCTATACCATCATCATAAATCCTCAAATGTGTATTCTCTTGGCAGCTATCGCCTGGATCATCAGCTTCTTTTATGCTTTGATGCATTCCACCATGACTGCACGATTGAACTTTTGCCATTCAACACAACTCAATCATTTCTTCTGCGATGTCAAACCACTCTTGGAATTGGCTTGTGGAAATACAGTACTCAATCAATGGCTTCTTTCTGTTGTCACAGGAAGTATATCCATGGGAGCTTTCTTTTTAACacttctttcctatttttatattattggcTTTCTTCTGGTTAAGAATAAGTCCTGCAGGATACTTCAGAAAGCTCTGTCCACTTGTGCTTCGCATTTTATGGTGGTGTGTCTGTTTTATGGGCCTGTGGGCTTCACATACATTCGCCCTGCCTCCTCCACCTCTATGATGCAGGATCGGATGGTAGCTATTATATACAGTGCAGTAACACCAGTCCTTAATCCATTGA from Suncus etruscus isolate mSunEtr1 chromosome 18, mSunEtr1.pri.cur, whole genome shotgun sequence encodes the following:
- the LOC125995765 gene encoding olfactory receptor 12D3; its protein translation is MENITIVHEFLLLGLTSIQKLQPFYFMVFLIIYLTNLIGNGVILMIVILEPKLHSPMYFFLGNLSCLDICYSSVTLPKVLFNLLSTHKTISFLGCITQLHFFHFLGSTEAILLAIMAFDRFVAICNPLRYTIIINPQMCILLAAIAWIISFFYALMHSTMTARLNFCHSTQLNHFFCDVKPLLELACGNTVLNQWLLSVVTGSISMGAFFLTLLSYFYIIGFLLVKNKSCRILQKALSTCASHFMVVCLFYGPVGFTYIRPASSTSMMQDRMVAIIYSAVTPVLNPLIYTLRNKDVMLALKKLLHRKLFKY